A window of Pusillimonas sp. T7-7 contains these coding sequences:
- a CDS encoding winged helix-turn-helix transcriptional regulator, which produces MQTTRRTYDDGCAAAHALDLVGDRWALLIVRELLLGPKRFTGLRSGLPSISPNVLTQRLNELEAAQVLRRRKLPPPVSAWVYELTDWGQGLEPIMLQLAHWGVRSPTFLRGAPLGVDAFVLSLKAMFDPIAASGVNVTIQLQFGDDQFSAGIDHGLLHIVRGTAVQSAAILSIDPQTMLHLVYGKHDVDEAVAAGTAIYSGERTALNQFFSAFALPERAMSQDPAAANLHTGHA; this is translated from the coding sequence ATGCAAACAACAAGAAGAACTTACGACGATGGCTGCGCCGCCGCACATGCCCTTGATTTGGTCGGAGATCGCTGGGCGCTGTTGATCGTGCGTGAATTGCTGTTGGGGCCCAAACGGTTCACCGGCTTGCGCAGCGGCCTGCCAAGCATCAGCCCCAATGTCCTGACCCAACGCCTGAACGAGCTGGAAGCCGCTCAGGTACTGCGCCGCCGCAAACTGCCGCCGCCGGTCAGCGCCTGGGTTTACGAACTGACCGACTGGGGCCAGGGCCTGGAACCCATCATGCTGCAACTGGCGCACTGGGGGGTGCGGTCACCGACATTTCTGCGCGGTGCGCCGCTGGGCGTCGATGCCTTCGTACTGTCACTCAAAGCCATGTTCGATCCCATAGCTGCAAGCGGCGTCAATGTAACGATTCAATTGCAGTTCGGCGACGATCAATTCAGTGCCGGTATCGACCACGGCCTGTTGCATATCGTCCGGGGTACAGCTGTCCAGTCAGCCGCCATCCTGTCCATCGATCCACAGACCATGCTGCATCTGGTCTATGGCAAGCATGATGTGGACGAGGCGGTAGCGGCCGGAACCGCCATCTACTCCGGCGAACGCACGGCGCTGAACCAATTTTTCTCGGCCTTTGCATTGCCGGAGCGTGCGATGAGCCAGGACCCTGCTGCGGCAAACCTGCACACCGGGCATGCCTGA